The genomic DNA GTTAAACAAGCAATCACAAAATTACCCCTAACAATCGCCGTCGGGATGGATGGTTGTAACCCTCAAACGCGTCCGGTGACTACAGGAGCGACATTGGAGGGGGTAGCGCCTAGAAATGACAAGAATCCAGTAGCGGCGGGATCTTGCTCGTCGAGGAAGAGATCGTCGGGAACTCTAAATGCGCCGTGAGCGCAAACGATGGCCGCACCGACCATGAGAGCGGAGATGAGAACGGATCCGACGCTGGTGAGGAAAATGACGACGACGCTGAGGACAACGAGGATGCCAAGGGTCTCGCGGTCGGAGAAAGTGCGGCCGAAGAGGACGAGAGGAGGATCGGAGGGGCGGAAGAGGTAGAGGAAGAGCCAGGCGGCGAGGAGagaaaggaggaggaggagagagaaaggGTTGGTGAGGAGAGAGAAGGCAAGGGTAAGGGCGATGAGGGAGAGGTAGTTGACGCGGAAGTAGGTGTAGTTCTTGCGTACGCGGAGGGCGGCCTCGGAGAAGGACTCGGGGCGGGAGAAAGCGGTGCGGTCGACGAGCTCGGACCAGGGGCGGCGCTGAGCGAAGCCGTTGCGGACGGAATCGGTGATGTGGGTGATAAATAAGCGGACAGCGGGTGTGGCGACCGGAGGCTGCGATTGAACGGATGTGGCGGTGGTTTCTGGGTTGGAAATGGGGAGAATTGGAGGAGACGAAGTCGCCATCGATGGGGGTTTTGGAGGTCGACGATTTGTGTTAGGCAAGACTGGATTTGAGGGGGGTGGGTGACAGATCTTTGGGGATATCTATAGCGTGGATGTAGGGAGAAAGAATGTATTGCGTTGTTTCCTCACAATTCCACCGACTTTAGGTGAGAGAGGGCAATACACCACGATGGACCAAGGTGGGGCCGGTCCACCCCTGCACCATACTTGATTGGATTTAACTACGCAATTATAAACCTTGTACCACTTGTATTTTCCCTTCTGACCAGCCTTCATGCGGCTATTAAAAttaggaatttattttattctatttttaaattcattttcctaAATGGTTTTAATAACACTATGGGAAGTCgtcatataactcttcaaaccTCGTTCCTATATCGTATGTAAGAAACGCGTTTGGATTATTTGGAGGACCGATAAAGGGCACTCAGGTTGCTTAATGAGCAAGCAAGCCACGCCCGGACCAACTTACCCGCCGTATGATTTGTATTGTTTACCTTATTCCCCTCGATAGAAAAATTAACACGCATCGTGTGCGTGCTTACCTCGCAAAAGAAGTTTCAACAAGTTTTTTCCATGAAAAGAAACATAGATGGtgtaatatttgattaaaaatctGGAGATGTAGAATTCTGAGCTTGAGTCATCCCTTGACAAGAAGACGGCCTGCACTATTTTGCTGATAACAGCACGACAGCCCCAAGTTGTGACCTATGTCATGGCAACAGCCACGAAAATCAGCCTACAGCAGCATCTAATTCCATCAGAGGCAGGTATTTCAACAGGACGGTAGCATAAACTACtgaagtaaaaaagaaaataataagatgGCAAAATTATTTCCTTAGATTTGAGGATTAATCGATGACctaaaatgactttttttttaaatgaacttGTTGAATGGTGAAAAACACGTGTAACACTTCTATCATTTATCAAACTTGTAAAGAGATTTTACCTCATTTCCCGTATAAAGTTTTTCTCGTAGGATTTTTCTAATCTCTTCTGGATTTTGTCCCTTAGATTTTTCTTTCGAATTTTCTAAGATCTGGATTTTCCCATCTCTAATTTTCTCTCCCTTTCTCAAGAGAAGTCACCTTTATTTATGGGTAAAGGTAGAAGACTATTattaaattcctaaattttagttgtttaattcaagtgatttaattattttaacaactttttttcttttggaggtTTTTTTAggaataagataataataataatatattttgaagGGATAGTTGGGAGGCCTATCTAAACACCatgtagaaaatatattttattaatttatttcataatgtTATTATATAAAACCATGTTTGCAATGAAACATGTCATAAACTTATGGCCATTTGATCTTTTGATATGGATAAGGGAAAGAATGATTACCAAtgtatagagaaaaaaaaaacactacgtTTTCTCAAAATAACTTACTAATACTAAAACATCACTATTAACGAGAGTATAGGACAACATCACTTTAAAAACTACAACACCCCAAAATATTTACTACTCCAATGGGCCAAACCAACTCAACAAACCCTAAACTGAAGGTAATTGCTCCTTTTGTCCTCATTCCCTACTAGTGGTGTTTTGATTCTTGATTTTGAACATGTCaaagttataaaatgttttatcctAATAGCATGCTATCTTCACTCAGAACATGGTCTATATGACAAGGAGGAACGATCCAAAATATGGGATTAGGATCAAGATTAACAAAGTTGCAAATACTATTCCACTCAAGAACTTAACATGACTCAAAATAAGGAGATatatttcatcatcttcaatTTTGACAATCTCATATGAATTGAAGATCTTATAAACCACAACTACcatgaaatatataaatgttGCAAATAAGGAGATTTACATAGCTATATTGTATTGGGCAAACAGAGAAACATTTTCATGTTGGTACTTTACAAGAGTAGCTAAAACCAGAATCGCAAGGAAATAGATAAAATTTGATGACACTCTATTatgaaaacaacaaataaacaaaaaggaaattcaattagatttatgaaaataagacaCTAATGGCACTAATTCAAAAAATTAGgtaaatttgatcaaattaatcattttctctaattttagAGAATACTATATGGTTTCATCtaaaataattacatttttagaatattaaaagttcatgagaaatacattaaagaaatatgagGAATGATTTCCAAATGGATCTAGactaattcatttttcttttaagattcCATTTAAAATTATAGCTTGAGAAATTTAGTGTCTATAAGTAAAAGAACATCGAGGGAAAATAGTGAAGCATCAATAATggtattatttttcttgaaaccaTACATGAGAGATAATTTTAATGAGTTAAGGTATACTTTCAAACGAGTAAATATCAAATGAAGACACAAATAcaatactaaatttaattaatgaatgCCAAgtgaaaattaatgaaatataagagttgaaggaaatgattttaaaaaagagtGTATTGAATTAAACAAACAGTTGAGTAagttaaaaagaatattaaaaacaaaatggagatgaatggagtaacaaaatggaaaaaaggacATGAGACAAAAGTTGTTGAGGCTTTTGATGCAAgaaaattgttagaaaaattgagCTAATTTAACTTAAGGTAATCACCCGGGTGGGGGGTGAATAAagtgatggttttttttttttttttgtaaatttaaattatgtgaatataaaagacaattatatacaaatatataataaaacaatataaggacaattaaatataaagtaaaaaaaaaaaagtagggaaaagagaatataaacgcaagatttttatagtggtttaaAACAACCCAGcttacatccactctcctttaGCTTCAATCCAAGCTTGAGGTTTTACTAATTCAAGACTTTCAAACCAAAActttcaagcaatacaattggattatggtttcaatACACCTTCTTGGACTTTTGACTCCATGCATCTTTTACAATCTTCAAAAGATACCTCACTATTGAATAACCccttaagtgatacctcacacttagattcttcatctcaaagatttacaaataaagataaaaataatctCACAAAATTCTAGTACAAAACTtaaagctcaaatgatacaagaaaactaagattgaatggtgcactaataatatgtaagttttagaacaatgattcactcaaaaacactctcctaatgctcaaatatattcaagaaatgtttagaaatgttaaactcttaaaacaatgaaaataagagcatttttatagaggaaaaatgtCAAACTAGTTGTTGGAGGTTCGTCTGATCGAGCTTTGGCTCTATCGGTTCACTAACCGTTagtatttaatgcatgacaggtgaccgttggacGTCAACTATCCCTTAACCGcctctcaaccggttgaggttcaacctcaatcggttgaacAAGTGttataaaagaaagagaatgtTTTGCACCCCTCGATCGGTTGAACTAAATAGGTCGACCGATTCCTCATCTAATTCAACTGATTGAgtcatttttggctcaacaaccatctttttccacttaaaaccttttaaacaagtttgaaaaacatttgacataaggttttagttgaaaacatgaaatcatttaattttaaaagatttaaaacaaaataactcttgtaTGAGTTTGATCcataaataatgtaatgcatgaaaaacctagtgcaccaacaaccttacaaagaaatCCTATAAAACTTAGGTCTTGGAAAatacttctctttgaggtcttctttttcttatggATTTCcctttggcttgattttgtctttgtgatcGCCATTTTAGAAATCTTCTTACCTAATCacatttgaaatataatcattagttccaaaccttattttgttattatcaataccaagattaaccaaaccttggtttcacaaaaaTGATAGGGAAAAAGCAAGAACCATGTGTATAATATGAATGGGCAATCATAAAATAGTAGGTTTGTATATGAGTAAAAGGAGGTAACCTTATTTGTCTTGctatggaaagaaaaaggaaggtaTTGTTGTAGCCTACCTCTTTGAAGAAATGAGGCTATAAATAAGAGATGAAAGATAGGGGtgtttagttaaaaaaatttctcaacatattaattttctatatagTCATGCAACCACATTAGCCATCTGCAACCAAGTATCCCTTTCatacttaattttttgtatgattCCATATCAGCCATCTATCCCTttcatgattaattttttatatgctaCCATGCATTTTTCTATATGCTACCATGCTTAATTTTTTGTATGCTACCACCATGCTTTTTTTTGTATGCTATCATGTTGGTGAGGAAAACAACGACGACGTTGAGGATGATGAGGATGTCAAGGGTCTCACGTTGAAGAAAGTGAAACAAAGAGAAGGGATCAGAGAGGCAGAAGAGGTAGAAGAAGATCCAAGTGGCGGGGAGGGAGATGAGGAGACGAAGTTGCCATTGATGGTGGTTTTCGTGGTGGATGATTTTTGTTAAGCTAATAGATTTGAGGTAGTTGGGTGGTAGATGTTAGGGAGATCTACAACATAGatgtaaagagaaaataaataaaaaaataaaaaatgaaaattttgataactGCACTATagtttaaaaaactaatttgtaaaagaattaattgataaaaatgataaaatctcatatttataatctaaccttctcattttttttgtcttgaaaaataatttgtttttcacCTAAATATTTGTAAatccgcatttttcacgtgtgtccccACTCGAAACAATGGGATTCactttttattgtgaaaatttgatttttttttttttaaaaaaaaagtttaagttgtcattgatttttgtttatttttaaaatgaaaaataaaataaaaaagaaaacactatgtgactctttatttggaaaagacgtGTCTGCAAAAACTGAGTCTAGATTCGGaggttaggttacctattgagaAGGTATGGTGAAAAGTCATGACACCCTTCTAAGTCCGTATACTTACGGTCTCTATTAAACGAATTGAGAGAATAATAACGATGGATGCAATACAAATGGTGGCGATGTTCTCGTGAGAGCCGAACCAGGTATCAATGGGAAGCCTTGTCCTACTTGGAGGATGATACTTTGATTCCCCAATTCATTACCCAAGCATACATAGGGATAAAAAAGAAGGACTTAGAGAAATAAAGTAAGGAATGTGATTtactattataatatttataaaagtaaaaattatgtttatcattttatctttaaaaaaaatattgtggtctttatttggaattttatctcaaaaattaatttaagtaattatattataaatagaaactgatccaatttttatttatttatttgataaataataaatattttaatttttaaactttatctATTGCTTTCTTTCACTGTTCATTTCacttttatattactttttaatattttttaagtaataactTTTAATTGGATGACAACtattttcaatcaatttaaaatataagaataaatgaaattctaatttttttcaaaaaacaattatattaatattttttgaaattatattatattatatttaaattgttccaaaaactttttaaaaattcttaaaaaattttagaaatcatgACAcgattttagttttattttttatttttagaaatatctccttttctatttttataaatcatcCCTTAAATAAACGATTTTAGTGAgtcttttttaaagaatttttagaaTTCAACTCTTTAATCAACAATTCCGGcttatatttaaaagaaatatatttttaaaagatgattttcattttaattgaattaCGTAACACCTTTTTTGGTAATCCATCAAAACTAGGtcagttttgaaaatatttttttcaccaccatattttataaattatttttaaaactatcgAAGAATTGTCAAACACCCCAGGATGGGGCTGGTCCGCTATTACACATATTTAATCCGATTTTATAAATCGTTTTTTAAAACTACCGTCCATTATAAAAAAACGCAGGATGCGGCTGGTTCACCACCACAGTCGATGCTCTTCCGGTTCCAGCCTTCATGCGGCTACTAATAGGAAGTCGTCGTAGAACTCTCGAAAACTCGTATGGAAGACGCGTTTGGAACTTACTTGTACGACTGAAAAGGGTCTCTCAGGTTGCTTAAATGGTTAAGCATGCTAAGCCCGGATCAACTTACCCGTCCAACGGCTTGTAAGTGGATGTTTGACAtaacaacttaataatttagaattacttaataatttaatttaaattattcaatgaattaaatatatttgataaattaacttaattatataatttaaaataaaaaataacttttaattcacttattcttaaatttacatattcattttaccttttaatCTCAACTATTACTTCACTTCTATTATTGTTTGAACTCTTCTTAGCTTCAATATCAATATTACTATCGGCCACAACTTCATCAAgagtttacattttttttatttattattaattgcaatataaatattgtttgatttttaatattaattttaaaatatttagaattaaattttaaaataatttgttgtgTATTTATTTAGTagttaaatattatttcatcttttataataaatattttgtaattattttataaaagtttaggtatttataatactttaatatgcatttaaaaaaataaatttattactttatattaataaggtaaataataaatattaattatatttcatgagGGTAAACATGTCAATTTGAGATTTAGAATAAggattaagttaattttatcaataactttaatatttaaaacaagaattaaataataaattttaatggaataatttaaatataatttaacttaacatcaatttaaatttttaaataattaaataaaaattattaagttttatcaaatacaaCTGTCAATGATGGAACCGCGGGGCACATGTCCCCctcaattttccaaataaaaaaaattaccatacgtgtaaattttttttgggaaattaaaaaccaaaatgaataatttgcctcctctaaaaaatataaatttaattttaaaaaataaaaaataattgtaactaaatattattaccaaaaaaataacatttgctattaattactaataatatattaagattaaaccaaaattaaaaaataaaataaaatcttatcaatattattcaaacttattttttcttgttcatttaatctttttcctttttatacttgttttttttttaatggttgatTTAactgtattataaaaaataatacttattaaaatcttattaactatttatgtttttacttgaaTGTAAGAATATAAGATGAATCTGtcaaaatctaaatattaagTTACTAGTGTTTTAATggtttattttatatgaaacatAAGTAAAATACTTTACTTTCAATTAccttatattttagttattgaaaaaaaattaaggtattgaTTTGATATTTATGAAAATCTTAGAGTTTATTTTGAtcgtgtgatttaaaaatagttttttattttaaaaacaaaaaactatttttaaaattttctaatagtgtttgattgttgttctcttaaaacaattttaaaatatgaagtaaaataaataacaatatttagaaaataagtaaaagttgttttcataggtttttaaaaacagaaagaTAATATCAATATGTTTgaccatgttttttgttttctaaaacttgtttttaaaaactatttttaagttaaaaaataaaaaaataattttagaaaacatggcCAAACAAGCCCTTAAGCAATCTCCACTTTTAAAAGTACATAAGAAAATATGGTAAGCAATCTCCACTTTTAAAAGCACATAAGAAAATATGGTAAGCACAAAAATGAGATTAAGATATAAATGGTAAGACAATAAGACATAAAGGTGTACACctattcaatttgaaaaatatcttaaaagtttttactacgaaataattaaattgttgaaaatttctaataattttttttaattcttttgaaattttcctttaaaaaatcatgatagttttttttatatgaaatctaAAACTTTTTGTAAGTGTTTTTAGTACCATGGTTGtttaatttaatacatttttataattaatatttaaaatttatctaatttttaataataatataaaataccaTTAAATTGATgatcataatattatatttttcttcaaaagccCCAACAAAAGACTCTTCCCCTACTGTCCCCCGTATTGTTTACCTTATTTCCCATCCATAAAGTCAACACGCATCACCTGCTTGCTTGCCTCGCAATAGAACATTCCGGAAGATTTGAATTCAAGCTAAACAAGGGTAAACTGCGCAGAATTCAATTGTGAATATCCGAATGCTGAGCTAGTGGTGTCATCCCTTAACCAGAAGATATTAGACTACACTATTTTGCTGATACCGCCAAGGGGGGTCCAAGTTGTCACTCATGTCAGGGAACGACCGCGAAAACCAGCCTCCATCATCTACTTCCATAATCGCTTAAGAGGCACACATTTCAATTCCGAACAGCAAGTGCCCTACAGTGGATGGGTTGCATAATTAAGCTATTGAGGAAGGAACCTTTAGGTTTGGGGTACACACCCTAGACTTCATCCCTCACAGGATGCATATGATGTCTACTGTCTGAACATATTCCACTGAGCAGCTGAACATCACCCAGGCAATAAAGAGTGAACTTGCGAAGACAAAGGGGAACAACAATATATACTAGTTCAGGGAAAGAAATTCTAATGCCCTGCGATTTTGGATGCCATGACAGCGTCCTAGTTTCATAAGTAACCCGGCAGCTCAGATGAAAATCACCCAAAATGAAATACCATTTTGCTTTTACGCATTTGATGAATTCATTTTCCCATCATCTAATCTTAATCAAGAACCTTCATCCATGTTTTGCATCTGGTGGTTGTCATTTCCCACAATAGACTGTGTTAAAGAAAAGACCACAACAGCATGCCATTAACATAAGGTCATTTTAATCCAAACCTGAAATTTGCAGCAGGACTACCTCCATATCATTTGACCAGCATCATGTAACTCAGTCCAGAAGTTACCTTGATTTCTCTTGAAAACTAAAAGTTCCAAAAGAAGTTCACAGCTAGTCAGCATTGCCACAAAGCAGGCATACAAGAAGACACATCTCTTAGCACTTAATCATAACAGAAGATACAATGACCTTCTCAATTACCAAAGTAGTTATTATACCAAATCACCAGATATATAGTTCCCCAATGCATAAGATCCAGTTGGAACCACGCATTGGATCTTATTATACCAAATCATCGGATACATAGTTTGCATGCTTTATGCATGATTTAGAAGGTGGACCCATTCCATCCAAAGTTGGAACCCTGTGCAAAAGAAGCAGCATCAGTATCATCAAGGTGGCAGCAATAGCATGAAATGACTCCTACTATAGAAACAGCTGGAGAAAAATTCAGTTCAAAAGGATTCTCAAGAGATTTAAAAGCTAATAAGACTTCTTATGATGGTTTCAAACAGTAAAGGTTTATTTACATGATCTAGTGCTGATGTAAAGCATGCAAACACTGTGCATATTCTTGACTTTGATGGGCCTAAACAAACAGGAAGAATGCAATGAGATGAAACATGTGCATGGCAATGACCCATCTTTACAATGACTCCAAAGGTtgagagatcacttgccttggAGTCATAGAATTTGAGGAAGAAGCGTGACTTCGGCACTGACAATTTAGTCTCAAGAATTGCAGAAATTGCAGCACTCAGTTCCTTATTGGTACCAGGGTTAAGGCCACCAATGGAAACCAATTCGCCATAGGCTGCTGGCTGCTCAGTCCCACCAAAAGCAATCGGTACTGAACCCTTCAACACAATCATCACATACTGCATATTGGCATCACAAAACagttaaaaactaataattgtaattttaaaaaatataaaaatattaagctaACAACCACATACACTTCCTTtcatttgttaagaaaaataagaaaaggaaaaaaaataataggagCTAAATACAAATGCTATTACCCACACTGGAGGAATTCGTGGTTTTAGGTTTTAGTCTAAACAAACACAATGGTGTTTGGCTGCCAGGGAACTAATTTTCCAGTTAAATAATTGACACACAACTGGTCTTCGGTTGGGATGGTATGGCTTAATCAACTTTACACAtgggagaggaaaaaaaaaatcatctacaGTGGgaccataaaagaaaattggagCTATCTCCAATTCACTGAGATTGCCCCTATGAATCAGTTTTGCAATTTCAAGAAATGCCAGAATTACAAGAGTTTTATCTACATTGTCTCCGAGTTTGATGCACAGACATAGGCAAGCTCCATTATAAACTAAGAACCAACTACTCCGGGTTTGGATCGCTCTTCActagcaagaaagaaaaaccaacaAAGCATGAACATTTAGGTAGATTTCCATCATCAAACTCCCTTTCAGCAAATTCAATGCGctctaaataacaaaaaatgttAGATATAAATCAGGGTAATCACAAACTTTGCATCAAGATTATAGGTAATAGAAATATATTCTAAGCAAAATACATCCAAATTTAGCTATCCATCCAGACAAATATTGGGGCATCGATTAGGTCAAGCGTTTGCGGAGAAAACcgaagaaaataaaagatattaaaactTTAAACATCACAAATTTTGTAGAGTCTTGGTTCCGAAGAAGAGTCTCAAAGAATCCAGATAATTTGTCGGCTTCATGTAGGTAAGCATTTCTATTTTCTGTATCCCAAACAGtgaaaagaaaatctaaaaatctTAGTCACTCCATCTCCCAACGCTTTTGGGGAGCAAGCAAAAGGACGATAGAAAAAATCAAGTTAGTGAAAAATCTGAGATTAAAAACATGTAAAGCATAAG from Vitis riparia cultivar Riparia Gloire de Montpellier isolate 1030 chromosome 8, EGFV_Vit.rip_1.0, whole genome shotgun sequence includes the following:
- the LOC117921159 gene encoding PRA1 family protein B4: MATSSPPILPISNPETTATSVQSQPPVATPAVRLFITHITDSVRNGFAQRRPWSELVDRTAFSRPESFSEAALRVRKNYTYFRVNYLSLIALTLAFSLLTNPFSLLLLLSLLAAWLFLYLFRPSDPPLVLFGRTFSDRETLGILVVLSVVVIFLTSVGSVLISALMVGAAIVCAHGAFRVPDDLFLDEQDPAATGFLSFLGATPSNVAPVVTGRV
- the LOC117921253 gene encoding macrophage migration inhibitory factor homolog; protein product: MPCLNLSTNVSLDGVDTSSILSEATSTVAKIIGKPEAYVMIVLKGSVPIAFGGTEQPAAYGELVSIGGLNPGTNKELSAAISAILETKLSVPKSRFFLKFYDSKGSNFGWNGSTF